The Capsicum annuum cultivar UCD-10X-F1 chromosome 3, UCD10Xv1.1, whole genome shotgun sequence genomic sequence ttgaacCGATACTTAATAATGTAGCTACGGCGCAACTATTGTAAAGGTTGAAAAATAGGACATGACCACGTTTTCTATATTGAATAAGACAGCTAATAAATTACTCCCCCATTCTAcacaataagttaattgttggattttgatatatatcttaagaaaaaaaataaaaacataaatttatcatatttttttatttttatctcttcAAAAAGCAAAGACATATGATACATCACTCCCAATGCATATTTAATGgagaataaattttttaaaaaaatttaatatttaccTTAAATTATGAaccattcacttattttaaaatactaaaattgctCTAAGAATtcgaaacggaggaagtatattcAAAGTAGTACAGCCAAACCAAGCTAAAAAGCATGACGTATATTTGGGAGAAAGTAGGCAGGTATTGACAAAATTGAGGTCACAGACTAGAAATTTCATTGAGTAATcaattgtgttttgaactttgTCTTGagtttattaataatttaatttcttcctttaaaaagaattatctattttgatttgatataaaaagaaaattaaaaaaaattaaatcttatagtgttaaattaaaattgtattgaatataccaaaatatttttttatcttttgattttaaatatgtcatgtaaaaaattgaaattaaaatattattaaaatataaaaagactatttttttttaaacgaactaaaaataATGGACGGAATTGACATCTTGTTAATATCTGAAGCATCATAATTctcacaacaataataacatagtTTATAAAATCTCACAAAAAGGATTCGACGTCAATAATGTATATGAGACCCTCATTTTGTGAAAATAGAGAAATTATTTATGACGGATGGACTCAAGTAACACACATCCAAAATTTAGTTCTTGTTAAAAGGGATTTTGAGGTTCGAATGTGGGGGTGTGGGTGGTAGGGTCTCCTTTAATAcacaaatgaaaaaggaaaataaaaagtgaataattgaaattttcaaagaaaagattgATGAGGACAAATAAATCAAGTATAAAATGATGTTGATTAgcttaaattataaattatataatccAAACGAGAATAATAGTCTACTTAAATATTTAAATGGAAGTCCTAATGACTCAAGAATACGACAGGTCACTAGACCtaatgatattattaatttttatttttttttagttaaaagctTAAATCTGATGCCTTTGAGGAAAAGGAATTCTGCAGTGGAATTCTAAGATCAGTAAAATAACAGAAAATTGCACCTTTGCATCAGactattgaaatatatatatcaaaaattataaaaattgtaCCCCAAAATATAAATTTCAGCTATTCTTTTTCGTAGTCCCATCAAATCTAAAAGACAAGTATTTGACAAATATTTAATAGAGACTACAGAACCGTTTGACAGGAGGAATAatgataattaattttgagatttaatttaGAAGAACagtttatcccatgtttggttctGACAAAATGTATAGAGTAACTCATCCCGAGATCGGAATTAATTATCTCCgaattgtaatatttttcttattcctccttaagaaagaaataattaatatcgagactaataatctcaaaataacctGTTTTCCAACCAAACTACCCGTAAGGTGACTTAAAAGAGTGTTAACTGCATACTAAGGAATCATTTGATAACCAGCAGTGGTAAAACTGCTTCATCCTTAACTAGAAGTCTCGAATTTGAGCTCTGAGTATGAAGAAAATTCTGTTGAGAGCACTACCCTTTAATGGATCCTACAAGGTGCGATCCAAATTAATCTGAGCgtcaatacaaataaaaaatccaaaaaaaaaatcatttgataGGTGTAATGATAATCTATCAAGATATTTTATCCACCTTTTTATGTAGGATGTAATCTTACCATCTTAGTACAAACAGTGAGGATAAAAATAGTCCAAAACTTAGTTAATTAGTCAAATCAAACATTAAATaaagttattcttaaaatttATCACAACCACGAACGCAAAACCTACCTAAACATAAACACAAGGGACCATTTTGTCATTTTCTCAATATCAATACCCAAAAGCAATTCTTGATAGGATGCCAGTTACCAGATGtatagaaaataagtaaaaattttaCCTTTTGCAAGATTTTGAGTTCTTCACGAGCATTCCACTTCATTTTCTTGATAGCAAACTTTTCCCCATCAATTGTTCCTTTATACACAGATCCTTGAATCAAACACCCTTCATCAAATCCATCTGTTGCTTCCCAAAGTTGTTcaattttatacattttatacttatccaAACACTCTGATACATCAGCCATCAAATTTACCTCAACATCCTTATCAAATGACCCCTTTTTTGATCCTAGATACTGGCTTTTTTGTCTTTCTACATCACTGtacttttcctttttcacttttctctccTTGTAAAATAAACCAACAAACAAAATTAACAGTGCCCCACAAAGTCCTAAAGCAATTGCTAGTCCTATGATAGTTCCTTTTCTGTCATTCTCTTGGACTATGGGTGGGAGTGATGTAGGGGGtggaggtgggggtggggtgttTGAAGTATTTTGTGGCAGATTAGGAAGATTAGTAAGTGGGATGAAAAGGGTATCAAGAGGCTTGGTGTTATTTCCATTAATACCCCTTATGGCTTGTGGGGTTGTCTCAAATCTTGAAGCTATTGAAGAAATGTTCTCAGAAGGTTGAATAACATAGCTGACTAACAATCTTGGCTGTGTTGTACTATTTGGACACTTGcaaaaaattgggaattttatAGACTGACCTATATCAATATTTTCTGGTACAACAGTTGGATTAATAGCTTCAACAGATTGATAAGTTGTAAGATTTCCAAATTTGGAAGTTGATATACCATACATAGTGTCACCTGGTTTAAAAGTGTAATTTAGACCAGCATAAGATATGCTACCAAAAGTTGCATTGACAGTGTTGCAAGAACATGAGATTGGTACAAAGAGGGGTTGGTTATTGACAAGAGTTGTGTTTGGGTTGGAAATATTACTAGGGTTTGCTATCATTAGCCTGCTAACTGAGAAAAGGTCACCAATTGAGGCTAAATCAAGAAACTCTGGTCCTTTAGCTCTGAAAAAAACATAAGTTTGACATGGATTAAATTGGTTTGGATTACATTTATATCCTGATATGCTTGGTGGTTCTTGTGCATATGATATGTTTTGGTTGTTGAACgtgaataagaagaaaaagagaagtaaaaaacCATACATAGGTTTTGTTATCATTTTCTTGGTTGATGTTTTGTTGAAGGGGAAATGGATGTtgtgtatataaaaaaatatgatggaGCTAAGAGTTTTATATACAAAAGTTCTTGTTGTATTTTCTCATAGTCTTGATTTTGACCAATTAATGAGTGATGGAGTTTTTTTCATTTGATTGGTGCTTGGTGTTTAATTTCTCATATCATATGGTCTTGTCTGGATCATTTAAGGAAGATGGAGGTTTTTCCATTTAGGTGGTCCCACTTACAAGAATTTTGGATCAACCATATTGTAGAAAATACTCTGTTAGTATTTGCTTCTAACTGTTGTTAGTATTTGCTTCTAACTGTTGTGACTGCTAGATATTTTCACACGTCTGGACTAGCTATTTCTTGAATATACATCTTTTCTAAAGTAAATAAAAGTATTGCAAAGAATTAGGGATGTGGTTTGGTAGTTGGTTTGGAGTATAGTAATGCAAGTATCAAATTCTGCATAAGTAATATCGTATTTGATAATTGACTAGGAGGTAAGTTATGTTGAAGCTATTACATAGTTGTATATCTTGTATACATAGTTAGTTATCTACATGTATAATTGTAATTGTTCCAACTATATCATTCTTATCAAGTCGGTATAATCTATGGATTTTTTTATCACAAAGTATAATTTACACGACATGTGTTAATTATAAAATGATAATACAAATTTATGGGCATTATTGATAATTTTTAGAACTGACaagtataaattatattttatattttttttcttaaaaaagagaaatatgtttCTCAAAAATTACGGTCAAACACATAGTAAAATTTTACTCAAAACTAACTTgtcaaatatatttaaaaatctatGATTAAACGCTAACCTACTAATCATGCTTCATTTGAAACTGAAGAAATAGTTTTTgactttctttaaaaaaatgttttatatttttttcataaaagatcttcatttttacatataagaaatttgaaaagaaatattAACTATATCTATATTTGTTCCGAAGTGTAGTTGAGTAAATAGATTATGTCTTTCATCTTATAGTAAGGAGATTAAATATGGTGaagaaaaaattaggaaaaccTTTCTGAATAAGTTCCTTATATAACATATCTTTACCCATTAAAAATGTTGCTTAGTTATTGCTTAAAACAAGAGAattaatctaattttattattattattattattattattattattattattatttaatattaaaaatggaaaaaataaataaaacttgaCTTGGTTGCATTGATAACTTGGACATTACCTTTTACCTTTCTGAATaaatatagtagatgttgaatcccCCTCGactaattcatatatttatttttgaacccCCTCAGTGAAAATTATGATTCCGCCATTGCCCGCATAACTTTAACTAGTTACCAAACGATAATCTATAAGTATCGTATGAAGCTCAATACTCTATAGATCAGCATGATTACAATTTACAATCTACAACTGTGGAACTACAAGAAAATTAAAAGGTTTGTCTTCTTTATGATTGGAGAATGGAGTCTCATTAGTCgagaaattcaatttttttttagggAAAAGGGTTAAAAATAGGGATAACTAGCAAAcatacactctaattattctatttagcctaagtttcaattaattataattcgTAATTCTCTCTAGCCCATTAATTATTCTTAATTACAATTCTTAGtctcttttatgtattttttttctattttctattactttcttttttcgtttttcttttcagttttttttttcagttttacttttcctttttcttgttttctcattcttttttcttttttaacttttttctttttcatttttttcttttattttcaataactctccttttttttttaaaaaatcttttctccttgtatttacattatagtgaatgtctgtTAAGATCTAATAAGAGATTTAGTTGATATATATCAGGATttaaagtatctgtcttttagtcagaaactagaagtatttttttcctataaatagagggttttattcattatattctcaatCTTATAATTAAGATtcccaaaagaaataaagaattactcTATTTTCactctctatttattcttattcttgtttatattttcttgttcttgtttttatatttcataacatttctttctttttctcccattttttctcttttttttcctttttattttttctccttttcatttgtgcgaactaacaaacataatacaagtgcgaactataaaatacaaatacaaatacaaattatagcacacaaatataagtgtgaactataaaatacaaatacaaatacgaactataacatacaaatataagtgcgaattataaaatacaaatataaatgcaaactataacatacaaatacaagtgtgaactataaaatataaataaaatgcgaactatcatttgtattttttaattattgaaaagaacgattgattttctttctatgaatacttgtttgtatttattgatacgagttgtatttattgatacaaataactacaattca encodes the following:
- the LOC107864642 gene encoding serine/threonine receptor-like kinase NFP; this encodes MITKPMYGFLLLFFFLFTFNNQNISYAQEPPSISGYKCNPNQFNPCQTYVFFRAKGPEFLDLASIGDLFSVSRLMIANPSNISNPNTTLVNNQPLFVPISCSCNTVNATFGSISYAGLNYTFKPGDTMYGISTSKFGNLTTYQSVEAINPTVVPENIDIGQSIKFPIFCKCPNSTTQPRLLVSYVIQPSENISSIASRFETTPQAIRGINGNNTKPLDTLFIPLTNLPNLPQNTSNTPPPPPPPTSLPPIVQENDRKGTIIGLAIALGLCGALLILFVGLFYKERKVKKEKYSDVERQKSQYLGSKKGSFDKDVEVNLMADVSECLDKYKMYKIEQLWEATDGFDEGCLIQGSVYKGTIDGEKFAIKKMKWNAREELKILQKVNHGNLVKLEGFCIDPKEANCYLVYEYVENGSLHSWLHGDKPEKLSWVTRLRIATDVANGLLYIHEHTRPRVVHKDIKSSNILLDANMRAKVANFGLAKSGCNAITMHIVGTQGYIAPEYLTDGIVSTKMDVFSFGVVLLELVSGKEAIDDEGKVLWAKVGEFSEGSEERKVRKLQEWMDESFLREELTMESVVNVMSVAISCVNKDPSRRPGMVEIVYALSKSIDLFSDVSEEGLSPRQVTAR